The Primulina eburnea isolate SZY01 chromosome 13, ASM2296580v1, whole genome shotgun sequence genome includes a region encoding these proteins:
- the LOC140809387 gene encoding putative F-box protein At3g58860: protein MKNKSEIGEVDRISQLPDDVLVHIISRFTWREAVATSIISTRWRRLCTYITRLTFSTRHASKHKYVQENGSSKHMKEIYDFLASSQSCRFLKEFEVNVPCLKGDNIKTWLPLVLDREVESIHIRLIYHDKAMSGYCNFPRRTLIKSKSGGLGSFAGLKSLRKLSLHSLHVDDRDVELFVSNCTTLEHLSIVGSYRLKKTSLVGHSKLKHLEISSSRNVVLIEVLDMINLVSLTCRKLQPKYSLHLNNVPKLVEFNSSDQFHLQGRVLHGILPSVLDQLTYIDIRSTDLEDICIKQPPILTNLKHLKLEIKCVHGGRRTTFYHFPTRWKCPCLQKLEIKFLWKRNHVFHDTFDELWVELDEMGLYKVKPNEHLKEVTFSGFKGYRAETSLSWCLMKEAVALKELIVELCDETPDIRQSAAALAWEHFRKITPPSVNLVII from the exons ATGAAGAACAAAAGCGAGATCGGGGAGGTGGACAGGATTAGCCAGTTGCCCGACGATGTTCTTGTCCACATAATCTCTCGATTTACATGGCGAGAAGCTGTAGCCACCAGCATCATATCCACCCGTTGGCGCCGCCTCTGTACTTACATCACTCGCCTCACCTTCAGCACTCGACATGCCTCGAAACACAAATATGTTCAGGAAAATGGATCCTCAAAACACATGAAGGAGATTTATGATTTCTTGGCTTCAAGCCAGAGCTGTCGGTTTTTGAAAGAATTCGAGGTGAATGTACCCTGTCTGAAGGGAGACAATATCAAGACTTGGCTGCCGTTGGTGCTGGACAGGGAAGTAGAAAGCATCCACATACGATTGATTTATCACGACAAAGCTATGTCTGGCTATTGCAATTTTCCCCGTAGGACTTTGATTAAGAGTAAAAGTGGAGGGTTAGGGTCTTTTGCGGGCCTCAAATCACTTAGGAAATTGTCTCTGCACTCCCTTCACGTGGACGATCGAGATGTCGAACTTTTTGTTTCGAATTGTACTACTCTCGAACACTTGTCCATCGTGGGTTCTTATAGGTTAAAAAAGACGTCGTTGGTCGGACATTCGAAGTTGAAGCACTTGGAGATTTCTTCGTCTAGGAATGTCGTGTTGATTGAGGTTCTCGACATGATCAACCTTGTTTCCTTGACTTGTCGTAAGTTGCAGCCTAAGTATTCACTGCACCTCAACAATGTCCCAAAGCTTGTTGAGTTCAACTCATCGGATCAGTTTCACTTACAAGGCCGCGTCTTGCATGGAATTTTGCCTTCTGTTCTTGATCAATTAACGTACATCGATATCCGCTCAACTGACTTGGAG GACATCTGCATAAAACAACCCCCCATACTTACAAATCTAAAGCATCTCAAGCTCGAAATAAAGTGTGTGCATGGTGGCAGAAGGACTACATTTTACCACTTTCCTACGCGTTGGAAATGTCCTTGCTTGCAGAAACTTGAGATAAAA TTTCTGTGGAAAAGAAATCATGTTTTCCATGATACATTTGACGAGTTATGGGTTGAGTTAGATGAAATGGGATTATATAAAGTAAAACCAAATGAACATCTCAAAGAGGTGACTTTCTCAGGATTTAAGGGGTATCGGGCTGAGACGAGCCTTTCATGGTGTCTCATGAAAGAAGCTGTGGCGCTCAAAGAACTCATCGTCGAACTTTGTGACGAAACCCCCGATATCCGACAAAGTGCTGCAGCTCTTGCGTGGGAGCATTTTCGAAAAATCACGCCACCTTCGGTTAATCTAGTAATTATTTAG